A genomic stretch from Helianthus annuus cultivar XRQ/B chromosome 1, HanXRQr2.0-SUNRISE, whole genome shotgun sequence includes:
- the LOC110940513 gene encoding uncharacterized protein LOC110940513, producing the protein MDERKKSEGDVHAGRYKPPFSSASFQGLASRVVDIEGKTLMPRRGFFPSTNHEQGKFNVIDELTKITVPVSEGSVQHEQKSDDVPSQNKVDDVTKPVSYAESVINANNRKINFRSLASSDRRDDCDVVLPKDSVRVVTDKLANTLYGYFLGDRIAYPVVDYFVKNNWKKYGLQKSMMNANGFFFFKFADRSGMMSVLEEGPWIIRSQPLFLCEWNPSTKLVKSEVKKVQLWVKIHDVPLAAYTEDGLSLIATAIGEPKLLDSYTTSMCLDSWGRSSYARALIEVSADKNLKEEITMAVPDLQGEGYVKETMYVEYEWSPHRCSLCCVFGHADDHCPKQPRMMVKQNYGDKQNKPFDAGKRYDKRPVVDEEGYTGVQSKKAARKAGFPVNKPKTKFEYRPVGPKPKEASNKSEPSNSVFSQNPFSVLNNVDNLEVGESSKGRGGEQQLSDDEEVIEVYNETDEFIMEGTNNPHKKQGASTPSQGVSNVLESHVDVDSLRKVCNSVFCRWEWTSNGGICDKGTRIIIGWNPDIFDIMVLARTPQVMHLQLFLKEDKKWFFCSVVYAANYYITRRELWSHLSMHKQMVGDKSWIIMGDFNSALHLEDKSLGASSISTGMRDFQACVSEIEVMDINQSGFHYTWNQKPKRGVGLLKKLDRVMGNTSFITNFPNAMVVFYPYRLSDHSPCVLTINKAASNKRQPFKFANFLVHKPEFLKIVKDGWEMNVNGVHQFRVVKKLKCLKSPLRALLFNQGNLHKKVADLRDSLDDIPAKIDKDPMNADFRTLETKLNAELQVASLDEERFLKQKSKMEWLRAGDSNTAFFHAAVKSRNHRSRNQMVTDVNGEVYEGDSVQLAFVKHYEVFLGSQDELSMNPTPDLFTKCVNPSDAEHMIRPVTVEEVKKAMFSIGNDKAPGPDGFTAAFFKVAWPIVGNDVSLAVVDFFNTGKLLGQLNHTLIALVPKKLSPLTVTDYRPIACCNVLFKCVSKIIVDRIKDVLHQVVSINQSAFVPGRKITDNILLTQELMHNYHRNSGPPRCAFKVDIQKAYDTVDWCFLKNVLLGFGFKSRMVEWIMMCVSTTTFSLCVNGNVYGYFKGKRGLRQGDPLSPYLFTLVMEILTCILQRATRLDNSFKFHNKCEKQRIINLCFADDLFLFARGDINSVQCIMNSLSNFTNMSGLVPSIQKSTGFFCNVPDHVKNHILSFLPFVEGTLPVKYLGVPLISSGLVYKDCSVLVERLDQRISNWKNKLLSFAGRLQLINSVLSSMHIYWSSVFILPVRITLELEARMRNFLWSSDGSFHKGKAKVSWNAICVPKCEGGLGIRRIGDVNKALITSHIWSILVKRDSLWVAWIHSYRLKGNSFWNCKLVANSCWSWRKILQLRPYVRQYVWSNLGNDRCTSAWFDIWSQLGPLSNFLTPRTISNACFSLNNSIQEVYVNGTWGWPVAWRDMFPVLIQLDSIHLMPNTPDRLMWKDGNDLVEHSSSQVWHSIRRRAEEVDWVKLVWFPQCIPKHAFLMWLVIRRKLLTQDKILQWDFTRRKNMNMMCCLLCYANVDAHDHLFFDCNYATQVWIKIRDKGGMSSVGPAWNAIIDWLGARANSKSAINFISRLIVAAAVYFVWQERNARLFRNQTRPPDALANLILQTVRYKLIGVKFKECNRVRRLLEAWEIYNNLDDKGG; encoded by the exons ATGGATGAACGTAAGAAATCGGAGGGGGATGTGCATGCTGGTCGTTACAAGCCGCCATTCTCATCTGCATCGTTCCAGGGTTTAGCTTCAAGAGTTGTTGACATTGAGGGCAAAACCCTAATGCCGCGGCGGGGGTTTTTTCCTTCTACTAATCATGAGCAGGGTAAGTTTAATGTGATTGATGAGTTAACTAAAATTACTGTTCCAGTTTCTGAGGGATCTGTTCAGCATGAGCAAAAATCTGATGATGTGCCGAGTCAAAACAAGGTTGATGATGTGACTAAACCTGTTTCATATGCTGAATCGGTGATTAATGCTAATAATCGGAAGATAAATTTTAGATCGCTTGCTAGTTCTGATCGACGTGACGATTGTGATGTGGTTCTACCGAAAGATTCTGTTCGGGTTGTCACGGACAAACTTGCTAATACGTTGTATGGGTATTTCCTGGGAGATCGGATCGCTTATCCGGTGGTTGATTACTTCGTGAAGAATAACTGGAAAAAGTATGGGCTGCAAAAATCCATGATGAACGCTAAcggttttttctttttcaagtttgctGATCGGTCGGGTATGATGTCCGTTCTTGAGGAGGGTCCATGGATTATTAGGTCTCAACCTTTGTTTTTATGTGAATGGAATCCGAGTACTAAGCTGGTTAAGTCAGAGGTGAAGAAAGTCCAGTTATGGGTTAAAATTCATGATGTCCCTCTAGCCGCTTATACAGAGGATGGCCTTAGCTTGATTGCCACAGCAATTGGTGAACCAAAGTTGCTTGACTCATATACCACTTCGATGTGCTTGGATTCTTGGGGTCGGAGCAGTTATGCAAGGGCCTTGATTGAAGTGTCGGCTGATAAAAATCTCAAAGAGGAAATCACAATGGCTGTCCCGGACCTTCAAGGTGAAGGGTATGTTAAGGAGACCATGTACGTAGAATATGAATGGAGCCCTCATAGGTGTTCTCTATGTTGTGTTTTTGGCCATGCAGATGATCATTGCCCAAAACAACCAAGAATGATGGTTAAACAAAACTATGGGGATAAGCAAAACAAACCGTTTGATGCTGGTAAACGTTATGACAAAAGGCCGGTTGTTGATGAGGAAGGATATACGGGTGTTCAATCGAAGAAAGCGGCTCGGAAGGCTGGCTTTCCAGTCAACAAGCCAAAAACGAAATTCGAATATAGGCCGGTGGGCCCAAAACCGAAGGAAGCTAGTAATAAATCGGAGCCGTCTAATTCAGTATTCTCTCAAAACCCGTTTTCTGTGCTAAATAATGTTGATAACTTGGAAGTTGGGGAATCTAGTAAAGGTAGAGGTGGTGAACAGCAATTGTCGGATGATGAGGAAGTTATTGAAGTTTACAACGAAACGGATGAATTTATCATGGAAGGTACTAATAACCCGCATAAAAaacaaggggcaagcactccttctcaAGGGGTTTCCAATG TTCTTGAGTCGCATGTGGATGTGGATAGTCTTAGGAAGGTTTGTAATTCAGTTTTCTGTCGATGGGAATGGACTTCGAATGGAGGTATTTGTGATAAGGGTACGCGTATTATCATAGGGTGGAACCCGGATATTTTCGATATAATGGTTTTGGCTCGAACCCCTCAGGTGATGCATCTCCAATTATTTCTTAAAGAGGATAAAAAGTGGTTCTTTTGCTCGGTGGTGTATGCAGCTAACTACTACATAACCCGTCGAGAATTATGGTCCCATTTGTCTATGCACAAACAGATGGTTGGTGACAAATCTTGGATTATTATGGGTGATTTCAACTCGGCTTTGCATCTAGAGGATAAATCGTTGGGGGCGTCTTCTATCTCAACTGGTATGCGTGATTTCCAAGCGTGTGTGTCGGAGATTGAAGTTATGGATATTAATCAGTCAGGTTTTCATTACACATGGAATCAAAAGCCGAAGAGGGGTGTGGGTCTTCTCAAGAAACTGGATCGTGTGATGGGTAATACGTCGTTTATTACTAATTTCCCTAATGCTATGGTTGTGTTTTACCCTTACAGGTTGTCGGATCATTCGCCATGTGTTCTCACGATTAATAAAGCTGCCTCCAACAAACGTCAGCCTTTTAAATTCGCGAACTTCTTGGTTCACAAACCTGAATTTCTTAAAATTGTAAAGGATGGTTGGGAGATGAATGTAAATGGGGTTCACCAGTTTCGAGTTGTGAAAAAACTCAAGTGCTTAAAGAGTCCTTTGCGTGCCTTACTATTTAATCAGGGTAATCTTCATAAAAAGGTGGCTGACTTAAGGGATAGTCTTGATGATATTCCGGCTAAAATTGACAAGGACCCGATGAATGCCGATTTCCGTACCCTAGAGACAAAACTAAATGCTGAATTACAGGTTGCCTCTCTTGATGAGGAAAGATTCTTGAAACAAAAGTCTAAGATGGAGTGGTTGAGAGCAGGTGATTCAAACACTGCTTTTTTTCATGCTGCCGTGAAAAGTAGGAACCATCGAAGCAGAAATCAAATGGTTACGGACGTGAATGGAGAGGTGTATGAAGGTGATTCGGTTCAGCTTGCTTTTGTTAAACATTATGAAGTATTTTTGGGGAGCCAAGATGAGCTTTCTATGAATCCTACTCCTGATTTATTCACTAAGTGTGTGAACCCCTCTGATGCTGAACATATGATTCGGCCTGTTACTGTCGAAGAGGTGAAGAAAGCTATGTTCTCTATTGGTAATGACAAGGCCCCAGGCCCGGATGGATTCACGGCTGCGTTTTTTAAAGTTGCATGGCCGATTGTTGGGAATGATGTTTCCTTGGCAGTTGTTGATTTCTTTAACACAGGTAAATTACTTGGCCAGCTTAACCACACTCTTATTGCTCTTGTACCGAAGAAGCTCTCTCCGCTCACAGTTACAGATTATCGGCCAATAGCCTGTTGTAATGTCTTGTTCAAGTGTGTGAGTAAGATTATTGTGGATAGAATAAAGGATGTGCTTCATCAAGTTGTTAGTATAAATCAGTCTGCATTTGTTCCTGGTAGGAAAATTACAGACAACATCCTTCTTACTCAAGAACTAATGCATAACTATCATCGTAATTCAGGCCCCCCTCGGTGTGCTTTTAAAGTGGACATTCAGAAAGCTTATGATACGGTTGATTGGTGTTTCCTGAAAAATGTTTTGCTTGGTTTTGGTTTTAAATCAAGGATGGTGGAATGGATCATGATGTGTGTTTCGACCACTACCTTCTCATTATGTGTTAATGGGAATGTTTATGGTTATTTCAAGGGTAAGCGTGGTCTTCGGCAGGGTGACCCTCTTTCTCCTTATCTTTTCACGCTTGTTATGGAGATTCTGACATGCATTCTTCAGCGGGCCACTAGACTTGATAACTCTTTCAAGTTCCATAATAAATGTGAGAAGCAGCGTATTATTAACTTGTGCTTTGCTGATGACTTGTTCTTATTTGCTAGAGGGGACATTAATTCGGTTCAATGTATCATGAATTCTCTCTCTAATTTTACGAACATGTCTGGTTTAGTGCCTAGCATTCAAAAAAGCACGGGGTTCTTTTGCAATGTGCCTGATCACGTCAAAAATCATATATTGAGCTTCCTGCCTTTTGTTGAAGGTACGTTACCGGTTAAGTATTTGGGAGTCCCCCTCATATCGTCAGGTCTTGTGTACAAAGATTGTAGTGTTCTTGTTGAAAGATTGGACCAACGGATCTCTAATTGGAAGAATAAGCTTCTTTCCTTTGCGGGCAGGTTACAACTTATTAATTCTGTTCTTTCTTCCATGCATATCTACTGGTCTTCGGTGTTTATTCTTCCTGTTCGTATCACACTTGAGCTGGAAGCTAGAATGCGAAACTTTCTTTGGTCGTCTGATGGTTCATTCCATAAGGGTAAAGCTAAAGTATCTTGGAATGCTATCTGTGTTCCTAAGTGTGAAGGGGGGCTAGGTATTCGCAGGATTGGAGATGTTAATAAAGCTCTCATAACTTCTCACATCTGGAGTATCTTAGTGAAACGTGATTCTCTATGGGTGGCGTGGATTCATTCGTACCGGCTTAAAGGTAATAGTTTTTGGAATTGTAAGTTGGTGGCGAATAGTTGTTGGAGTTGGCGGAAAATTTTACAACTGAGACCGTATGTTAGACAGTATGTTTGGTCCAATCTCGGTAATGATAGATGCACATCAGCCTGGTTCGATATATGGAGTCAGTTGGGGCCGCTGAGTAATTTTTTGACTCCTAGAACTATATCAAATGCATGTTTTTCTCTTAACAATTCGATTCAGGAGGTTTATGTCAATGGGACTTGGGGATGGCCAGTGGCGTGGAGGGACATGTTTCCAGTCTTAATACAACTGGATAGTATTCATTTGATGCCTAATACTCCGGATCGTCTAATGTGGAAAGATGGTAATGATTTAGTTGAGCATTCTTCATCCCAGGTTTGGCATTCGATTAGGCGTCGAGCTGAAGAGGTGGATTGGGTTAAACTTGTTTGGTTCCCTCAGTGCATTCCTAAGCATGCTTTTCTTATGTGGCTTGTCATTCGTCGTAAACTTTTGACGCAAGACAAGATTCTCCAATGGGATTTCACGAGAAGAAAGAATATGAATATGATGTGCTGTCTCTTGTGCTATGCTAATGTTGATGCTCACGACCATCTGTTTTTTGATTGCAATTATGCTACTCAAGTTTGGATCAAGATTCGTGATAAAGGAGGGATGAGCTCGGTGGGTCCGGCATGGAACGCTATTATTGACTGGTTGGGGGCTAGGGCTAATTCTAAGTCAGCAATTAACTTTATTAGCAGGCTCATAGTTGCTGCTGCTGTTTATTTCGTGTGGCAGGAGCGGAATGCTAGGCTATTCAGAAACCAGACAAGACCTCCAGATGCTTTGGCTAATTTAATTTTGCAAACTGTTCGATATAAACTAATTGGAGTCAAGTTTAAGGAGTGCAACAGGGTGCGAAGACTATTGGAAGCTTGGGAAATCTACAACAACTTGGACGATAAAGGCGGCTGA